Proteins encoded by one window of Cannabis sativa cultivar Pink pepper isolate KNU-18-1 chromosome 4, ASM2916894v1, whole genome shotgun sequence:
- the LOC115712707 gene encoding light-regulated protein, chloroplastic: protein MKMQATLNLPPSSLPFGLTKPPLPLPLLPWFPKLQKPSTFRPLQLQLKPFSAAANDTPTTVDYSSLTSVFPAEACETIGGEACDAEMYPEVKPPPTKTDATSTTTTTLQSVDRDYLQYDEPKTVFPGEACDDLGGEFCEPDYQTGVY from the exons ATGAAAATGCAAGCAACCCTCAACCTTCCACCATCATCACTACCATTTGGCCTTACCAAACCCCCACTGCCCTTGCCCTTATTGCCATGGTTTCCTAAGCTACAAAAACCTTCCACTTTCAGGCCTCTCCAACTTCAACTCAAACCATTCTCGGCAGCTGCAAACGATACTCCCACCACAGTTGATTACAGCTCTCTCACTTC TGTTTTTCCAGCTGAGGCTTGTGAGACAATTGGAGGAGAAGCTTGTGATGCTGAAATGTATCCTGAAGTGAAGCCACCACCTACAAAGACTGATGCAACATCTACAACCACTACTACTTTACAATCCGTTGACAGGGATTATCTTCAGTATGATGAACCCAAGAC GGTGTTCCCTGGGGAGGCTTGTGATGATCTTGGAGGAGAATTCTGTGAGCCAGATTACCAGACAGGAGTTTACTAA